A region of Fibrobacter succinogenes subsp. succinogenes S85 DNA encodes the following proteins:
- a CDS encoding extracellular solute-binding protein — translation MISLVSKILATSYARLAICAGLVFGALAAPATAATSADTLSIWVMDNGLGSKNAMKRLVKKFYRETGIPVKLTSLSWGEAFRKITFTFADSNDVAPDVIQLGSTWVPHFASTGAIRPIDNLISKIDTARFLGEGLRSTHISGKPETYAVPWFIDVRGFFVNERIWRELGLEDSDFESYAHVLGVLKTIASSDLTTEVGVKVTPFTLPGKDDWAGQQCMAPFVWSHGGDFVVPAGKGYRSALLDSNTLVGLALYANIMGDAQMAPLSLYENSSDNAEGFVRSERVIHYGTSELIKQLEYPEEAGGLANSAIAKDGIKVLDLPAGPHGRFSFMGGSHLALGNKKDTSKYVLAEQLLAYMLRADNIDAFSRQVGFLPADRSILHIWNRDSRYSKIVAELEHSRSFPNIPEWGEVEKILIDLSNGMGAMFVRTKHKKKRSAALAQMVYDAHTKINGILNYPDSSNGSERMHWAQHIFLQEYREIYPKSSANIIGRSELPAADEFKSWLVSSKYMLASLGAGFLVICVIVACYKRKKK, via the coding sequence ATGATAAGCCTCGTCTCGAAGATTCTTGCCACAAGTTATGCACGGCTCGCGATCTGCGCTGGCCTCGTGTTTGGCGCTCTTGCTGCCCCCGCTACGGCGGCGACTTCGGCAGATACGCTTTCGATTTGGGTCATGGACAATGGTCTTGGCTCAAAAAATGCGATGAAGCGCCTTGTGAAAAAGTTCTATCGCGAGACGGGAATCCCGGTCAAGCTGACTTCGCTTAGCTGGGGTGAAGCGTTCAGAAAAATCACGTTCACGTTTGCCGATTCAAATGATGTCGCTCCTGACGTGATTCAGCTTGGTTCCACTTGGGTTCCTCATTTTGCATCGACAGGTGCCATCCGCCCTATCGACAACTTGATTTCGAAAATCGATACGGCACGATTCCTGGGCGAGGGCCTCCGCAGCACGCATATTTCAGGAAAGCCCGAGACGTATGCGGTGCCGTGGTTTATTGATGTTCGCGGCTTTTTCGTCAACGAACGCATTTGGCGCGAGCTCGGTTTAGAGGATTCAGATTTTGAGTCGTATGCGCATGTGCTTGGCGTCTTGAAGACTATTGCTAGTTCGGATTTGACGACAGAAGTAGGCGTCAAGGTGACACCGTTTACGCTTCCCGGAAAAGATGACTGGGCGGGTCAGCAGTGCATGGCGCCGTTTGTCTGGAGCCATGGTGGAGATTTCGTAGTGCCCGCAGGCAAGGGTTACCGCAGTGCGCTTTTGGATTCGAACACGCTTGTCGGACTTGCGCTTTACGCCAACATCATGGGCGATGCGCAAATGGCGCCTCTTAGCTTGTACGAGAATTCATCGGACAATGCCGAAGGCTTTGTGCGTTCGGAACGCGTGATCCATTACGGTACTTCTGAACTGATCAAGCAGCTGGAATATCCGGAAGAAGCCGGTGGCCTTGCCAATTCGGCGATTGCAAAGGATGGCATCAAGGTCTTGGATTTACCTGCAGGTCCGCATGGAAGATTCTCGTTCATGGGCGGTAGCCACTTGGCGCTTGGCAACAAGAAGGACACGTCCAAGTATGTGCTTGCCGAACAGTTGCTTGCCTACATGCTCCGCGCCGACAACATCGATGCGTTCTCGCGTCAGGTCGGGTTCTTGCCTGCAGATCGCAGTATTCTCCACATCTGGAATCGCGATTCGCGCTATTCCAAGATTGTCGCTGAACTTGAGCATAGCCGTAGCTTCCCGAATATCCCGGAATGGGGCGAAGTTGAAAAAATTCTGATAGATCTTTCAAATGGCATGGGAGCCATGTTTGTGAGGACGAAGCACAAGAAAAAACGCAGTGCTGCCCTTGCACAGATGGTCTATGACGCCCATACGAAAATCAATGGAATCCTGAATTATCCGGACAGCTCAAACGGCTCGGAAAGAATGCACTGGGCTCAGCACATCTTTTTACAGGAATATAGAGAAATTTATCCAAAAAGCTCTGCCAATATCATTGGACGGAGCGAGTTGCCTGCGGCAGACGAATTTAAAAGCTGGCTTGTATCGTCCAAGTACATGCTCGCTTCTCTTGGCGCAGGATTTTTGGTCATCTGTGTAATTGTGGCTTGCTATAAAAGAAAGAAGAAGTAG
- the aroA gene encoding 3-phosphoshikimate 1-carboxyvinyltransferase: protein MNDSQFRPSFKQLDAYHSFNGSIRVPGSKSITNRVLLISAIANGTTRLHNLLRSDDTRYMGEALKRLGVKVDFSDDYTDAVVEGHGKPFDAGNFPVELYLGNAGTAMRSLTAALSLGWGKFILRGEERMGERPILDLVDALSTLGADIKYLESEGYPPVRIKADGLKGGDVSVRGNISSQYLTALLICAPYCKTPLHIHVEGKLISAPYIELTLDVMKCFGVNVRHNDLTDFYVPQGVYQSPGDYYVEGDASSATYPLAAAAISGGEVKVLGISEDSIQGDIAFIDVLKRMGVDVTPSVEPSGEKCIICKGPKDRRLRSLGDFSAVEIPDAAMTLAVLALFADAPTTIRGIGSWRVKETDRIAAMVAELRKVGATVSSDMDSITIEPPKELRPATIETYNDHRMAMCFSLVSLGGVPIKILDPACVNKTYPHFFEDFGRLAQ from the coding sequence ATGAACGACTCTCAATTTCGCCCTAGTTTTAAACAGCTTGACGCTTATCATTCATTTAATGGTTCTATCCGTGTTCCGGGGTCCAAAAGTATTACCAATCGTGTGCTTTTGATTTCGGCCATTGCTAACGGGACAACTCGCTTGCACAACCTGCTGCGTAGCGACGATACCCGCTATATGGGCGAGGCTTTAAAACGTCTTGGCGTGAAGGTTGATTTTTCGGACGATTATACGGATGCTGTTGTTGAAGGCCATGGCAAGCCGTTTGATGCAGGCAATTTCCCGGTGGAGCTTTATCTCGGGAACGCCGGTACGGCGATGCGCTCCTTGACGGCCGCGCTTTCGCTTGGCTGGGGCAAGTTCATTTTGCGCGGTGAAGAACGCATGGGTGAACGCCCGATTCTCGACTTGGTCGATGCGCTCAGTACGCTTGGTGCCGACATCAAGTATCTGGAATCCGAAGGCTACCCGCCGGTCCGCATCAAGGCCGATGGTCTCAAGGGTGGCGATGTGAGCGTTCGCGGTAACATTTCGAGCCAGTACCTCACGGCCCTTTTGATTTGCGCTCCGTACTGCAAGACCCCGCTTCACATCCATGTGGAAGGCAAGCTGATTTCTGCACCGTACATTGAACTCACGCTCGATGTGATGAAGTGCTTTGGCGTGAACGTGCGCCACAACGACCTGACGGACTTCTACGTGCCGCAGGGCGTGTACCAGAGCCCCGGTGACTATTATGTCGAGGGCGATGCAAGCTCTGCCACTTACCCCCTTGCCGCTGCCGCTATTTCTGGTGGTGAAGTGAAGGTCTTGGGAATCAGTGAAGACAGTATCCAGGGCGATATTGCCTTTATCGATGTCCTGAAGCGCATGGGTGTTGATGTTACTCCGAGCGTGGAACCTAGTGGCGAAAAGTGCATTATCTGCAAGGGACCTAAAGACCGCCGTTTGCGTAGCCTTGGCGATTTTAGCGCTGTCGAAATTCCTGATGCCGCCATGACGCTTGCCGTGCTTGCTCTGTTTGCGGATGCTCCGACGACGATTCGCGGCATTGGCAGCTGGCGCGTGAAAGAGACCGACCGCATTGCGGCCATGGTGGCAGAACTCCGCAAAGTGGGTGCGACCGTCTCCTCTGACATGGATTCGATTACGATTGAACCGCCGAAGGAATTGCGACCGGCGACGATTGAAACTTACAATGACCACCGCATGGCGATGTGCTTTAGCCTTGTCTCGCTCGGTGGCGTGCCCATCAAGATTCTCGACCCTGCGTGTGTGAACAAGACTTATCCCCATTTCTTTGAAGATTTCGGAAGACTCGCTCAATGA
- the dacB gene encoding D-alanyl-D-alanine carboxypeptidase/D-alanyl-D-alanine endopeptidase, translating to MNKLFKVASLLPFFVAPLFAHVNVASYKSYVDSLLPGSRFGMSLRSVKMGKEIGNVNGNELFTPASTLKTLTTAAAIHLLPLDYEPKTEMTVFGDINKKKRTLTGTLKVRGEGDPNISARYYDDPFYILNNMADSLRAMGVDTIVGQIDLDTSYYTGPWKAENWRRNYYDSWYGAEIGPLGFNDNCVTIRFWPGYFIGDTAVVSIQPDVGYVKVVNNLKTVKGTKKKWVYGIDPDKSIITLGGTIGEDIDSASMVLPIRNPIGYFRAAFMYALKDRGIVFKEDATIASNTELKKFSYSAAPLLSILDEINQRSQNFHAETLLRNLGAQIAGEGSVEGGRKAERRFLQDMGLKASDFEVFDGSGLSPENKVKPSTVARLLAKMARHPKGAYYINSFASPGVGSGAKRMIDFEAPWLTRFKTGYIAEVHGLVGYIYTVDGDTLTAAMYLNGTNTNPDYKSKDVLDTLWMRLISYTNNNYKSLLQMKTLWLDAQGVSGLNKRLDYFSKRLIGTPYKLGPMGEGHLDTVEDKPLVYLDSVDCVTYLEHVVALAMAKSEKSLYRQLQRLRYKGGKVSFLNRKHYLLDDWVGEGKYAKVIPMENEVSVERTMPKREFFTNHNVKYTGKDTPVNVRYMPLDKAIEMAKKTYKGAMKVLGVGIVGSSDKIDLTHTGFVIFYPGQKPILRHASSQKKQVVEVPLAEYLQTRKVPGVTFFKFIQH from the coding sequence ATGAATAAGTTGTTTAAAGTCGCCTCATTGTTGCCTTTTTTTGTGGCACCGCTTTTTGCACATGTCAACGTGGCCTCTTACAAGAGCTATGTGGATTCGCTTTTGCCTGGCTCGCGTTTTGGAATGTCGCTTCGCTCTGTGAAAATGGGCAAGGAAATCGGGAATGTGAACGGCAATGAATTGTTCACTCCGGCAAGTACGCTCAAGACTTTGACGACGGCCGCTGCAATTCATTTGTTGCCTTTAGACTATGAGCCGAAAACCGAAATGACGGTGTTTGGCGATATCAACAAAAAGAAGCGTACGCTGACGGGAACGCTTAAAGTCCGTGGCGAAGGCGACCCGAACATCTCGGCGAGATATTACGATGACCCGTTCTACATTTTGAACAACATGGCCGATTCCCTCCGTGCGATGGGCGTTGATACGATTGTAGGTCAAATTGATTTGGATACGAGTTATTATACGGGTCCGTGGAAGGCAGAAAATTGGCGCCGCAATTATTATGATTCCTGGTACGGTGCTGAAATTGGTCCGCTAGGTTTTAACGACAACTGTGTGACCATCCGTTTTTGGCCGGGGTATTTCATTGGCGATACTGCAGTCGTTTCTATACAGCCCGACGTGGGCTATGTCAAGGTTGTAAACAACTTAAAGACTGTCAAGGGAACTAAGAAAAAATGGGTCTATGGAATTGATCCGGACAAGTCTATCATTACGCTTGGCGGGACGATTGGCGAAGATATCGATTCTGCAAGTATGGTGCTCCCCATCCGTAATCCGATTGGATATTTCAGGGCGGCGTTTATGTACGCGCTCAAGGATCGCGGCATCGTCTTTAAGGAAGATGCAACAATTGCTTCCAATACAGAACTGAAAAAGTTCTCGTATTCGGCGGCGCCTCTCTTGAGTATCCTTGACGAAATCAATCAGCGCAGCCAGAACTTCCATGCTGAAACGCTGTTGAGAAATCTCGGGGCGCAAATTGCAGGCGAAGGCAGCGTTGAAGGCGGTCGCAAGGCGGAACGCCGGTTCCTCCAGGATATGGGACTGAAAGCATCTGATTTTGAAGTGTTCGATGGCAGTGGACTTTCTCCTGAAAACAAGGTGAAACCTTCAACAGTCGCGAGATTGCTGGCGAAGATGGCTCGCCACCCGAAGGGTGCCTACTATATCAATAGTTTTGCAAGTCCGGGCGTGGGCTCCGGTGCAAAGCGAATGATCGATTTTGAAGCCCCGTGGCTTACACGATTCAAGACGGGCTACATTGCGGAAGTCCACGGCTTGGTCGGTTATATTTACACGGTGGATGGCGATACGCTGACGGCGGCCATGTACTTGAACGGCACCAATACCAATCCGGATTACAAGAGCAAGGATGTTCTCGATACGCTTTGGATGCGCCTTATCAGCTACACCAACAATAATTACAAGTCGCTTTTGCAAATGAAGACTTTGTGGCTTGATGCCCAGGGCGTTAGCGGGCTCAACAAGCGCCTGGATTATTTCTCGAAGCGCTTGATTGGAACTCCCTATAAGCTTGGCCCGATGGGCGAAGGCCATTTGGATACGGTTGAAGATAAGCCGCTAGTTTATCTGGACTCAGTTGATTGTGTGACGTACTTGGAACATGTCGTTGCCCTTGCGATGGCTAAGAGCGAAAAGTCTCTGTATCGCCAGTTGCAGCGCCTCCGTTATAAAGGCGGCAAGGTGAGTTTCCTCAACCGTAAGCATTACCTGCTTGACGACTGGGTGGGCGAAGGCAAGTATGCAAAAGTCATCCCGATGGAAAACGAAGTTTCTGTGGAACGCACGATGCCCAAGAGGGAATTCTTCACTAACCACAACGTGAAATACACGGGCAAGGATACGCCTGTCAATGTGCGCTATATGCCTTTGGACAAGGCGATTGAAATGGCAAAGAAAACGTACAAGGGCGCCATGAAGGTTCTTGGCGTAGGCATTGTCGGGAGTTCTGACAAGATTGACCTCACGCATACGGGATTTGTGATTTTCTATCCGGGACAAAAGCCGATACTGCGCCACGCTTCATCGCAAAAGAAGCAAGTCGTAGAAGTCCCGCTCGCCGAATACCTGCAGACCCGCAAAGTCCCCGGCGTCACGTTCTTTAAGTTTATTCAGCACTAG